A genomic segment from Pseudosulfitobacter sp. DSM 107133 encodes:
- a CDS encoding protein NnrT, whose translation MRFLLPYFSALCAFASSGAAEQFDRPIPQAQSATAEFWYALACLSLIAAMIAVQWLVSRR comes from the coding sequence ATGCGTTTTCTTCTTCCATACTTCAGCGCGCTCTGCGCATTCGCGTCTTCGGGCGCGGCCGAGCAATTCGACCGCCCGATCCCGCAGGCGCAATCGGCAACGGCAGAATTCTGGTATGCGCTGGCCTGCCTGTCGTTGATTGCGGCAATGATTGCGGTGCAATGGTTGGTGTCGCGGCGATGA
- a CDS encoding universal stress protein, with product MKNATVSVILGIDARPADLQSLSQTALENNMHLIVFLLCALPPVPVFSMGMGEISTYSLPDGWQADVDNANAALEAQRAKISQYLADQGVSAEVRTVFGDASGLRTAVARVGLTCDTIIIGNDLRADDRLFSDIVHAALFDSSAAVMLNALNAVETLQPRSVFVAWKAGMPATHALRVALPVLRTAQEVTIALFDPISTPSQDGENPGSDVAAWLNHHGCTVSLQQYPRGGQETGTAIINQAKEIGADLIVMGAYDHSRLRETVFGGTTRTLIAQRDQPVLLCH from the coding sequence ATGAAAAATGCAACAGTCTCAGTTATTCTCGGAATAGACGCCCGGCCCGCAGATCTGCAATCCTTGAGCCAGACGGCCCTTGAAAACAACATGCATCTGATCGTCTTTTTGTTGTGCGCCCTCCCCCCCGTCCCGGTATTTTCCATGGGCATGGGCGAGATCAGCACCTATTCATTGCCCGACGGCTGGCAGGCCGATGTCGATAACGCAAACGCCGCTCTGGAAGCGCAACGTGCCAAAATCTCGCAATATCTGGCCGACCAGGGCGTAAGCGCCGAAGTGCGCACCGTATTCGGAGATGCCTCGGGCCTGCGGACCGCTGTGGCCCGTGTCGGCCTAACCTGTGACACCATCATTATCGGCAATGATCTGCGCGCGGATGATCGGTTGTTCAGCGATATCGTTCACGCCGCTCTTTTCGACTCCTCGGCTGCGGTCATGCTGAACGCATTGAACGCCGTTGAAACACTGCAACCCCGGTCGGTCTTTGTGGCCTGGAAAGCGGGTATGCCTGCAACACATGCGCTCCGTGTGGCTCTCCCGGTCCTGCGCACAGCGCAAGAGGTCACAATCGCCCTTTTTGATCCGATATCAACGCCTTCGCAAGACGGCGAAAATCCCGGCTCGGACGTGGCTGCCTGGCTGAACCATCATGGATGCACCGTTTCACTACAGCAGTATCCACGCGGTGGGCAGGAAACCGGAACGGCTATTATCAATCAGGCCAAAGAAATCGGAGCAGACCTCATCGTTATGGGGGCCTATGATCATTCGCGTTTGCGCGAAACGGTCTTTGGAGGCACCACCCGCACTCTGATCGCACAACGCGACCAGCCTGTCCTGCTGTGTCACTAA
- a CDS encoding DUF6522 family protein — MKIDMRSEQPVIDANDLGPLLGIEPGAVQDGMRRGEITSKYEIGQDADAGRFRLTFFYRGIRVRLTCAADGTVISRIRTMAEQS; from the coding sequence ATGAAGATTGATATGCGTTCAGAACAACCGGTGATTGATGCCAACGACCTTGGCCCGCTGCTGGGGATCGAACCCGGAGCGGTGCAGGACGGGATGCGGCGCGGCGAGATCACCAGCAAATATGAGATTGGTCAGGACGCGGACGCAGGGCGTTTTCGCCTGACATTCTTTTATCGTGGCATCCGCGTCAGGCTGACGTGCGCTGCGGACGGCACGGTGATCAGCCGGATCAGAACAATGGCGGAGCAAAGCTGA
- the nirK gene encoding copper-containing nitrite reductase yields MLTRRAALMGAAGMAALPILAKTASAEEIMDTSMAEPVDLSNLKRIKHKLVRPPMVHAHDQTAPAEPRIVEFELQIVEKEVEVDSGAYLQAMTFNGSIPGPLMVVHEGDYVELTLYNSPENLMQHNIDFHAATGALGGGSLTLVNPGEKTVLRFKATRPGTFVYHCAPGGPMIPWHVVSGMSGAIMVLPRDGLRDHEGKPVSYDKIYYIGENDFYIPKDEAGDYKRFEDVGESYPETLEVMNGLIPSHVVFNGKVGSLTGDNALTASQGEKVLFVHSQANRDTRPHLIGGHGDLVWERGKFNNPPARDLETWFIAGGSAGAALYEFLQPGVYAYVNHNLIEAVNLGATAHVVVSGVWNNELMEQVQAPVEYDAAYEGKSALP; encoded by the coding sequence ATGTTGACACGACGCGCCGCATTGATGGGAGCCGCAGGCATGGCCGCGCTTCCAATTCTGGCGAAAACCGCCAGTGCTGAAGAAATCATGGACACTTCGATGGCTGAGCCGGTGGACCTGTCCAACCTCAAGCGGATCAAGCACAAGCTCGTGCGGCCACCGATGGTCCACGCGCATGATCAAACCGCCCCGGCGGAACCCCGTATCGTCGAGTTCGAATTGCAGATCGTCGAGAAGGAAGTCGAAGTTGACAGCGGAGCCTATCTTCAGGCCATGACTTTTAACGGCTCGATCCCCGGTCCGCTGATGGTTGTCCACGAGGGCGATTATGTCGAATTGACGCTTTACAACTCGCCTGAAAACCTGATGCAGCACAACATTGACTTCCACGCGGCAACCGGTGCTTTGGGTGGTGGATCGCTGACTTTGGTGAACCCCGGCGAAAAGACGGTGCTGAGGTTCAAGGCAACCCGTCCCGGTACTTTTGTCTATCATTGTGCGCCAGGCGGCCCGATGATCCCCTGGCACGTTGTCTCTGGCATGTCGGGTGCGATCATGGTCCTGCCCCGTGACGGCCTGCGCGACCACGAAGGCAAGCCGGTATCCTATGACAAGATTTACTACATCGGCGAAAACGACTTTTACATCCCCAAGGATGAAGCGGGCGATTACAAACGTTTTGAAGATGTCGGGGAAAGCTATCCGGAAACGCTTGAAGTGATGAACGGGCTGATCCCGAGCCATGTCGTATTCAATGGCAAGGTCGGTTCCTTGACAGGCGACAATGCCTTGACCGCGAGCCAGGGGGAAAAGGTGCTGTTTGTGCACAGCCAGGCCAACCGTGACACCCGCCCGCACCTGATTGGCGGTCATGGTGATCTGGTCTGGGAACGTGGCAAGTTCAACAACCCGCCGGCGCGGGATCTGGAAACATGGTTCATCGCCGGAGGATCTGCCGGGGCGGCGCTCTATGAGTTCTTGCAGCCGGGGGTCTATGCCTATGTCAACCACAACCTGATCGAGGCGGTGAACCTGGGCGCCACTGCACATGTGGTCGTCAGCGGTGTCTGGAACAATGAGCTGATGGAACAGGTTCAGGCGCCGGTTGAATATGATGCAGCATATGAAGGGAAATCCGCTTTGCCGTGA
- a CDS encoding NnrU family protein — protein MARESGGVVLSWLGFATVFVLFFATHSIPVRPGVKSGIIDRIGPRGFGIGYALLSTAMLGCLIWAAGQAPFVSLWPQMVWQRHVVHLGMLGVCLILAFAIARPNPFSFGGARNETFDSKRAGIVRLTRHPVLLALALWAGLHLLPNGDLAHVLMFGVLGCFAIAGRVLVNRRKRREMGADRWQALDTAVARAPLFHRPASWTGVIVRLIAGLVVFAGLLALHPLVIGVPAL, from the coding sequence TTGGCGCGCGAAAGCGGAGGCGTCGTCTTGAGCTGGCTTGGGTTTGCAACTGTCTTTGTACTGTTCTTCGCCACCCATTCGATTCCGGTGAGGCCCGGGGTGAAATCGGGCATCATCGACCGGATCGGCCCCCGTGGGTTTGGTATCGGTTACGCGCTGCTTTCCACGGCGATGCTCGGGTGTCTGATCTGGGCCGCGGGACAGGCGCCTTTTGTTTCTCTTTGGCCGCAGATGGTCTGGCAGCGACATGTGGTGCATCTGGGGATGCTGGGTGTCTGCCTAATCCTTGCCTTTGCCATTGCGCGGCCCAACCCCTTTTCTTTTGGCGGCGCCCGGAACGAGACCTTTGATTCCAAACGCGCCGGCATTGTGAGGCTGACGCGCCATCCGGTACTGCTGGCGCTGGCGCTTTGGGCGGGGCTGCATTTGCTGCCCAACGGAGACCTGGCGCATGTGCTGATGTTCGGGGTTCTGGGCTGCTTTGCCATCGCGGGCAGGGTGCTGGTCAACCGGCGCAAACGTCGCGAGATGGGGGCGGACCGGTGGCAAGCTCTCGACACCGCTGTGGCGCGCGCGCCTCTTTTTCACAGGCCGGCCTCGTGGACCGGTGTCATAGTGCGGCTGATCGCGGGATTGGTGGTGTTCGCCGGGTTGCTGGCATTGCACCCACTGGTGATCGGCGTGCCGGCCCTGTGA
- a CDS encoding cytochrome c, with the protein MMRLRLTAIAGISSALLSACSAGSITGNDAVRKGRLIYAKECAACHGARAEGAGSTLSAVGAVPPDLTGLKQRNDGYFPREFVRRFIMGRLEKDDPASPMPDFSMVGLRHVYPNGGADGEVLETDFANLLDYLEAIQE; encoded by the coding sequence ATGATGCGACTGCGCCTAACAGCCATCGCCGGCATATCCAGCGCTCTTCTGTCAGCTTGTAGCGCAGGGTCCATCACGGGGAATGATGCCGTTCGCAAAGGCCGGCTGATATATGCAAAAGAATGCGCTGCCTGCCATGGCGCGCGTGCTGAGGGCGCGGGTTCGACATTATCCGCTGTGGGGGCAGTGCCGCCGGATTTGACAGGGCTCAAGCAACGTAACGACGGGTATTTCCCACGGGAGTTCGTCCGGCGGTTCATCATGGGCCGCCTTGAGAAAGACGACCCTGCGTCTCCGATGCCCGATTTTTCCATGGTCGGACTGCGCCATGTGTACCCGAATGGGGGCGCAGATGGAGAGGTGTTGGAGACGGATTTCGCAAATCTGCTCGACTACCTCGAAGCGATACAGGAGTAA
- a CDS encoding NnrT protein, producing MKQTGWATYKIALVLYPLGAGAAAVNVFFASLILSWFDVPVLGTGWSLVLGCVIGGPATWVFAQHIRRLMDLADKTETA from the coding sequence ATGAAACAGACAGGGTGGGCCACATACAAGATTGCACTGGTGCTTTATCCCCTCGGGGCAGGAGCGGCTGCGGTGAATGTATTTTTTGCATCGCTGATCTTGAGCTGGTTCGACGTGCCCGTGCTGGGCACCGGATGGTCCCTTGTACTTGGCTGCGTGATCGGGGGGCCGGCCACATGGGTCTTTGCTCAACACATAAGACGTCTGATGGACCTTGCAGATAAGACGGAGACGGCATGA
- the fdhD gene encoding formate dehydrogenase accessory sulfurtransferase FdhD, producing MRAHISTAGRAHRAEGTRAIHRALPEEVPVALVFNGTTQAVMMATPADLTDFAHGFALTEGIVTDPAQIEEFEIVEHGRGIEARFWLRADRAEALSTRRRNMAGPVGCGLCGIDSLEQALRTVPPVTSDLQLPPKDVAQATECLRTHQQLHDLTHATHAAGFVLPGTGVTLAREDVGRHNALDKLIGALVRQGIDPASGAAVMTSRLSVELVQKCALANMSVLIAVSAPTGAAVRLADTVGITLAAFARGGGFDLYSHPHRISDEATHVA from the coding sequence ATGCGCGCACATATCAGCACCGCAGGCCGGGCGCACCGCGCCGAAGGCACGCGCGCCATCCATCGCGCCCTGCCCGAAGAAGTGCCCGTCGCGCTGGTCTTCAACGGCACCACGCAGGCGGTGATGATGGCCACGCCCGCCGATCTGACGGATTTCGCCCACGGCTTTGCCCTGACCGAGGGCATCGTCACCGATCCGGCCCAGATCGAAGAGTTCGAGATTGTCGAACACGGGCGCGGTATCGAGGCGCGGTTCTGGCTGCGTGCCGACCGCGCCGAAGCGCTGAGCACGCGGCGGCGCAACATGGCGGGGCCGGTTGGCTGCGGATTGTGTGGTATCGACAGCCTGGAACAGGCACTGCGCACGGTGCCGCCTGTCACCTCTGATCTACAGCTGCCCCCCAAGGACGTGGCGCAGGCCACCGAATGCCTGCGCACCCACCAGCAGCTGCACGATCTGACCCACGCCACCCATGCAGCGGGATTCGTCCTGCCCGGCACCGGCGTGACCCTCGCCCGCGAGGACGTAGGCCGCCACAATGCGCTGGACAAGTTGATTGGCGCGCTGGTGCGTCAGGGCATCGACCCCGCGTCCGGGGCCGCTGTCATGACCTCGCGCCTGTCGGTCGAGCTGGTCCAGAAATGCGCCCTTGCCAACATGTCCGTTCTGATCGCCGTCTCTGCCCCCACAGGTGCCGCCGTGCGACTGGCCGACACTGTCGGCATCACCCTTGCCGCCTTTGCACGGGGCGGCGGGTTCGATCTGTATTCCCATCCCCACCGCATTTCCGACGAGGCCACCCATGTCGCCTGA
- a CDS encoding methyltransferase domain-containing protein, producing the protein MDKQGEDAATGQITAEAARIYEAFFVPALFGQFAPWLVEAVGAGRSDHVLDVATGTGVVARAALEQGARVTAVDINEGMLSVAKDLEARVTYQLASSEALPFDDNVFDVVTCQFALMFFEDRVKALREMKRVCRPGGHVAVSVFAPWRDSPGYCDLIPLLGDIMGPEAAEALKAPFCLGAAGTLEELLMQAGAADAKVIRKTGLVRHSSLDGWLDTEIGGWTLASEAPPQIMQALKAAAADRLGKYRNADGTVSFDAPAIFAIA; encoded by the coding sequence ATGGACAAGCAAGGAGAAGACGCAGCCACAGGTCAGATTACCGCCGAGGCGGCCCGGATCTATGAGGCATTTTTTGTTCCCGCATTGTTTGGACAGTTCGCGCCCTGGCTGGTCGAGGCTGTGGGCGCAGGTCGCAGTGATCATGTGCTGGATGTGGCGACAGGTACGGGGGTCGTTGCGCGGGCGGCGCTGGAACAGGGCGCGCGCGTCACTGCCGTAGACATTAATGAAGGTATGCTGAGCGTCGCCAAAGATCTTGAGGCCAGGGTAACCTACCAGCTAGCGTCATCCGAAGCACTGCCCTTTGATGACAACGTTTTTGATGTTGTGACCTGCCAATTTGCGTTGATGTTCTTTGAGGATCGCGTGAAGGCACTGCGCGAGATGAAACGTGTCTGCCGCCCGGGCGGGCATGTCGCGGTTTCGGTCTTTGCGCCCTGGCGGGACTCTCCGGGGTATTGCGATCTCATTCCGCTTCTTGGTGATATCATGGGCCCCGAGGCGGCAGAGGCGCTCAAAGCCCCGTTTTGCCTTGGTGCCGCAGGAACTCTCGAAGAATTGCTGATGCAGGCGGGGGCGGCTGACGCGAAAGTGATACGCAAAACCGGGCTGGTCCGTCATAGCTCTCTGGATGGATGGCTCGATACCGAGATTGGCGGCTGGACCCTTGCCTCCGAGGCGCCCCCCCAGATCATGCAGGCCCTGAAAGCTGCCGCAGCAGACAGGCTTGGCAAGTATCGCAATGCCGACGGAACGGTGTCTTTCGATGCGCCTGCAATTTTTGCAATCGCTTAG
- a CDS encoding NnrS family protein, translated as MARSSSEQIRAWRGPALFSYGFRPFFLFGAVWVILSMCIWLLVLSGRYVLPSRFDPLSWHAHAFLFGYLGAVLAGFLLTSVPNWTGRLPIVGWRLAALFLLWCAGRVAVFFSAGLPEAFAPIVDLAFPVVLGAVILREILSGRNWRNLIVLGLLAVFALANALFHFEAMRAELAAQGTGLRLGVATAVMMIAVIGGRIIPSFTRNWLVRMERRARPAPPMQGFDRLTLLFSLLVLLLWVVRPAQTYTGVALCLFGLCHLARQVRWQPHQTWRDPLVWVLHLSYAFIPAGALALGLTQLAGGANTAAAQHLWMSGAIGAMTLAVMTRATLGHTGQALRADGMTVGIYLCIVGATLARGLVPLWPGATNASGLLWLLAFAGFVLAYGPALWRAKAEASS; from the coding sequence ATGGCACGCTCCTCCTCCGAGCAGATCCGCGCGTGGCGGGGGCCCGCGCTTTTTAGCTACGGGTTTCGCCCGTTCTTTCTGTTCGGCGCGGTCTGGGTGATACTTTCAATGTGCATCTGGCTGCTTGTTCTAAGCGGTCGGTACGTTTTGCCAAGCCGCTTCGACCCGCTGTCCTGGCACGCTCATGCGTTTCTCTTCGGCTATCTCGGCGCTGTGCTGGCGGGATTTTTGCTAACTTCTGTGCCAAACTGGACAGGGCGGTTGCCAATCGTCGGCTGGCGGCTTGCGGCGCTTTTTCTCCTCTGGTGTGCAGGGCGGGTGGCGGTGTTTTTCTCTGCCGGCTTGCCGGAAGCGTTCGCGCCAATTGTAGATCTGGCTTTTCCTGTGGTGCTGGGCGCGGTGATCCTGCGTGAAATCCTCTCCGGGCGAAACTGGCGAAACCTGATCGTGCTTGGGCTATTGGCCGTCTTTGCGCTGGCCAATGCGTTGTTCCATTTTGAAGCCATGCGCGCAGAGCTTGCGGCGCAGGGCACGGGGCTGCGGCTGGGGGTGGCCACAGCCGTCATGATGATCGCGGTGATTGGCGGGCGGATCATTCCGTCGTTTACACGCAACTGGCTGGTGCGGATGGAACGCCGCGCAAGACCCGCGCCACCGATGCAGGGTTTTGACCGCCTGACACTGCTGTTCAGTCTGTTGGTGCTGCTGCTTTGGGTGGTACGGCCTGCCCAGACCTACACCGGCGTCGCGCTTTGTTTGTTCGGTCTGTGCCATCTGGCGCGGCAGGTGCGTTGGCAGCCGCATCAGACATGGCGCGATCCTTTGGTCTGGGTCTTACATCTTTCCTATGCCTTCATTCCGGCAGGCGCGCTTGCCCTTGGCCTGACACAGCTTGCAGGAGGTGCCAATACGGCGGCAGCACAGCATCTGTGGATGAGCGGTGCGATCGGAGCCATGACATTGGCGGTGATGACCCGTGCAACCCTGGGGCACACAGGGCAGGCATTGCGCGCGGACGGGATGACCGTCGGAATATATCTGTGTATCGTCGGGGCAACACTGGCGCGTGGGCTGGTGCCGTTGTGGCCTGGGGCCACCAATGCGTCGGGGCTTTTGTGGCTGCTGGCCTTTGCGGGGTTTGTGCTGGCATACGGGCCAGCGCTTTGGCGCGCGAAAGCGGAGGCGTCGTCTTGA
- a CDS encoding formate dehydrogenase subunit delta gives MSPDKMIRMANQIATFFKTQPDADAPARVAAHICDFWEPRMRTQLQDYAATGGAGLDDVVLTAIPLI, from the coding sequence ATGTCGCCTGACAAAATGATCCGTATGGCGAACCAGATCGCCACCTTTTTCAAGACCCAACCCGACGCAGATGCCCCCGCAAGGGTCGCCGCGCATATCTGCGATTTCTGGGAACCGCGCATGCGCACGCAGTTGCAGGACTATGCAGCCACCGGCGGGGCCGGACTGGACGACGTCGTGCTGACGGCAATCCCGCTTATCTGA
- a CDS encoding pseudoazurin, with amino-acid sequence MIKKLMAGAMLAIIAASANAETFEVRMLNKGEEGAMVFEPAYIKAEVGDVIHFVPTDKGHNVENIKGMLPDGVEPFKTKFNEEFELVVKNEGLYGVKCTPHYAMGMVALIQAGEPVNLDETAAVKHKGKAKSRMADLFEKVE; translated from the coding sequence ATGATCAAGAAACTGATGGCAGGCGCAATGCTGGCAATAATAGCCGCAAGCGCCAATGCAGAGACCTTCGAGGTCAGAATGCTGAACAAGGGCGAAGAGGGCGCGATGGTCTTTGAACCGGCTTACATCAAAGCCGAAGTGGGCGACGTGATCCATTTCGTGCCGACGGACAAAGGGCACAATGTTGAAAACATCAAGGGCATGCTTCCCGACGGGGTTGAGCCTTTCAAAACCAAATTCAATGAAGAGTTCGAGTTGGTTGTCAAAAACGAAGGACTTTACGGGGTCAAGTGCACCCCGCACTACGCCATGGGGATGGTCGCGTTGATTCAGGCGGGAGAGCCGGTCAATCTGGATGAAACCGCCGCCGTAAAGCATAAGGGCAAGGCAAAAAGCCGGATGGCCGATCTCTTTGAAAAGGTCGAATGA
- a CDS encoding Crp/Fnr family transcriptional regulator, which yields MAKLDESLLSGLPPFSLLGRAQIREILDQARTQRFDEGAQVFCEGMDATHFHLLLDGYLRVVRTTPGGDQIIVLHISPGQLFGIAAALHRDTYPATAVTAAESIVLTWPSHLWEGFTSKYDGFATETYKTLGRRLGQIQDTMTEIATQAVEQRVAAAILRMVNQSGRKTDAGIEVGFPVTRQNISDMTGTTLHTVSRTLSAWEKDGIVRSTRKHIVVTAPHRLVQLCGH from the coding sequence GTGGCAAAACTTGATGAAAGCCTGCTTAGCGGCCTGCCGCCCTTCAGCCTTCTGGGCCGTGCGCAGATCCGTGAAATCCTTGATCAGGCCCGCACGCAACGTTTCGATGAAGGCGCGCAAGTGTTCTGTGAAGGAATGGACGCCACGCATTTCCATCTGCTGTTGGATGGCTATCTGCGCGTTGTGCGCACAACACCGGGAGGGGACCAGATCATTGTGCTGCATATCTCGCCCGGCCAGTTGTTCGGTATTGCGGCGGCGCTGCACCGCGATACCTATCCGGCGACGGCCGTCACCGCGGCTGAGTCGATCGTGCTGACCTGGCCCTCGCATCTTTGGGAGGGGTTCACGTCAAAATACGACGGCTTTGCCACGGAAACCTATAAGACACTGGGCCGGCGTCTCGGCCAAATTCAGGATACCATGACCGAGATCGCAACGCAGGCTGTCGAGCAAAGGGTGGCCGCCGCGATACTGCGCATGGTCAACCAAAGTGGCCGCAAGACGGATGCGGGCATTGAAGTCGGTTTTCCCGTCACCCGCCAAAATATTTCGGACATGACAGGCACGACGCTTCATACGGTCAGCCGGACACTCTCTGCATGGGAGAAGGACGGCATCGTGCGATCAACCCGCAAGCATATCGTCGTGACGGCGCCGCACCGGCTTGTACAGCTCTGCGGTCACTGA
- a CDS encoding SUMF1/EgtB/PvdO family nonheme iron enzyme: MQVVSVPAGEVRVHLLGSFSKDDKTIDPPGQTLQVPSFQIMKYQVTRGQYSECVQMGICDAVTTDARTAGAALPQTQVSWRDATRYADWMSGQTGQRWRLPSVGEWQRAAAERYPEQAGRVSATFTQDPGARMLAQYENGKIARVDREAALQPVGALGENSLGIADMAGHVWEWTDGCFARGVIRPDGSLERSADYCGVRIAAGAHHAAVIHFVRDASVGGCAVGLPPDHLGFRLVRSF, translated from the coding sequence GTGCAAGTCGTTTCAGTTCCCGCGGGTGAAGTGAGAGTGCATCTTTTGGGGAGTTTCTCCAAAGATGACAAGACGATCGACCCACCCGGGCAAACGCTTCAGGTGCCTTCGTTTCAGATCATGAAGTATCAGGTTACACGCGGCCAATATTCGGAATGTGTGCAGATGGGCATCTGTGACGCGGTCACGACCGACGCGCGGACTGCTGGCGCTGCATTGCCACAAACTCAGGTCAGTTGGCGCGACGCGACACGCTATGCAGACTGGATGTCCGGTCAGACCGGGCAGCGCTGGCGGTTACCTTCAGTCGGAGAATGGCAAAGGGCCGCAGCGGAACGCTATCCAGAGCAAGCCGGTCGTGTGTCGGCAACTTTCACACAAGATCCCGGGGCACGCATGCTTGCGCAATATGAAAACGGAAAGATAGCGCGCGTAGATCGGGAGGCTGCCCTGCAACCTGTCGGCGCTTTGGGGGAGAATTCTTTGGGCATCGCGGATATGGCGGGTCATGTCTGGGAATGGACAGACGGCTGTTTTGCAAGGGGCGTGATACGCCCTGACGGCAGCCTCGAACGCAGTGCCGACTACTGCGGGGTGCGGATCGCTGCGGGTGCCCATCACGCCGCGGTTATTCACTTTGTGCGTGACGCCAGCGTTGGCGGCTGCGCAGTGGGCCTGCCGCCGGATCATCTGGGGTTCAGGCTTGTCCGTTCGTTCTGA